The Gemmatimonas aurantiaca region GGCACGCGTCATCGCCGCGGCCTCCCCGTGCGCGGGCAGCGCACGCACACGAACGCGCGCACCAAGAAGGGGCCGCGCCGCGCCATCGCGGGCAAGAAGAAGGTGACCAAGTAAGCCATGGCTACCGCGAAGAAGACCAAGCGCGTCGTCGAGGCGGAAGGCATCGCCCACGTCAGCGCCACGTTCAACAACACGACCATCACGATCACCGACATGCATGGCAATGCGGTGTCGTGGGGATCGGCCGGCAAGGCCGGTTTCAAGGGGTCGAAGAAGTCCACGCCGTTCGCCGCCACGGTGGCGTCCGAGCAGTGCGCGCGCGAAGCGCTCACGCTCGGCGTGCGCCGCGTGCATGTGCGCGTGCAGGGGCCTGGCTCAGGTCGCGAATCGGCCATCCAGGCGCTCGCCGCTGCCGGGCTCACCGTGAAGTCCATCCGTGACGTCACGCCGATCCCGCACAACGGCTGCCGTCCCCCCAAGCGCCGGAGGGTGTGATCCATGGCCCGTTACACCGGTCCCAGCTGCCGTCAGTGTCGTCGGGAGGGCACGAAGCTCTTCCTGAAGGGCACCAAGTGCTTCACCGAGAAGTGCCCCGTCGAGCGTCGTCCGTACGCTCCGGGTCAGCACGGTCAGGCCACGGCGCGTCGCAAGAAGATGTCGGAATACGCCAAGCAGTTGCGTGAGAAGCAGAAGATCAAGCGCATCTACGGCGTGTCCGAGAAGCAGTTCCGCAACACGTTCGAGAAGGTGGCCACGCAGGGCGGCATCACCGGCCACAATCTCGTCGCCGCGCTCGAAACGCGTCTCGACAACGTGGTGTTCCGCATGGGCTTCGCTCCGAGCCGCAAGGCCGCGCGCCAGCTCATCCGCCACCGCCACATCGAGGTGAAGGGTCGCCTGCTCGACATCCCGTCGTATCAGGTGCGCCCGGGCGAGGAAGTGCGCGTGAAGCAGTCCTCGCGCGAGCTCGTGCTCGTGCAGGGCGCGATGGAGCAGGCGTCGCGTGGCGCGTCGCTCTCCTGGATCGCGGTCGACAAGGAGTCGTTCTCCGGCCGTGTCCTCGAGAAGCCGCAGCGTCAGGCCGTGCCGCTCGCCGCGCAGGAACAGCTCGTCGTCGAACTGTACTCCAAGTAAGCAGTTCAGGGTTGTGGGTTCGCGGTTTGGAGTACTCCAAACCCCAAACTCACAACCCGAAACTCCAGTTGTGGTCGGGGCCCGAACCCCTCTACGGGGCTGCCGCGCGTTCGGGGCGGGGCAGCGCGTCGCCGGTGTGCATACCGCACCGGCGTGACCTTCATCTCACGATATCATGGCAACGATCGATCTCTCCGGGCTGGTCCGTCCGCAGCTTGTCGAAGCAACCAAGCGCGAGGACAATCCGAATCTGGCCGAATTCCGTCTGCAGCCGCTCGAACGCGGCTTCGGACACACGCTGGGCAACGCCATGCGCCGACTGCTGCTGTCGTCGCTGCGGGGCTCCGCCGTGTGGGCGTTCCGTATCGACGGCGTGGTGCATGAGCACCAGACCATCGGCGGCGTCGTGGAAGACGTGCACCAGATCATCGGCAACCTGAAGACGCTCACGCTCTCCCTGCCGGACGAAGTGGAGCAGACCGTGCTCCGCATCGCCAAGTCCGGCCCGGGCACCGTCACCGCCGCCGACATCGTCGCGACTGGTGGCGTACGCATCGTCGACCCGGCGCACCACCTCTTCACCATC contains the following coding sequences:
- the rpsD gene encoding 30S ribosomal protein S4, whose amino-acid sequence is MARYTGPSCRQCRREGTKLFLKGTKCFTEKCPVERRPYAPGQHGQATARRKKMSEYAKQLREKQKIKRIYGVSEKQFRNTFEKVATQGGITGHNLVAALETRLDNVVFRMGFAPSRKAARQLIRHRHIEVKGRLLDIPSYQVRPGEEVRVKQSSRELVLVQGAMEQASRGASLSWIAVDKESFSGRVLEKPQRQAVPLAAQEQLVVELYSK
- the rpsK gene encoding 30S ribosomal protein S11, with the translated sequence MATAKKTKRVVEAEGIAHVSATFNNTTITITDMHGNAVSWGSAGKAGFKGSKKSTPFAATVASEQCAREALTLGVRRVHVRVQGPGSGRESAIQALAAAGLTVKSIRDVTPIPHNGCRPPKRRRV